The Halobaculum magnesiiphilum genome contains the following window.
ATCATGACGAACATCATGAGTTCGTACAGCCGGTTCGTGGCTGACACCGATGGGGAGTACTACTTCCTCGGTGGTGGCAACGCCGGTGGATACGGGGTTCAGCTCATGCAGGAGTACGCTCCCACTTCGGAGGACCACCTGTACTACGTGGCGCTGCTGAATTCCTCTGTGCTGGAGTTCTATCACAAGCACATCGCGCCGATCTTCGGCGGGAAGTACTACTCCTACAACAAGCGCTACTTGGAGCCGCACCCGGTCGTCGTGCCGGACAACGCCTCGGACGAGGCTGTCGAGGAGCTGGCGGAGCAAGTCAAGGAGACCCGCGAGCAGATCACCGACTTGGAGTACAGGACCGACGACGTTCGGAACTACCTCCCGGACTACGACCGCGACAGCTCGGTCCTTGATCTGGCCCAGTCAATCAACCTCGACGGCGACGACTATCGGCAGGGACCGATCCGCAAGGACGTGAAGATGGATGTCGAAACCGCCGAGGAGGTCTATCAGGTCGTGATGAAGCGGAGCCATGAGATGGGCTTCGAGTCCGAACTCGTCCGCGACTTCGTGTTTGAGTTACTGACGGCACAGGACCGGCGGTTGACCCGCTCTGAGATCCTCGGGATGGACACGCCGACTCGTGACGACGTCGTGGATCTGATGGAGGAGTACCGGGGCGACGAGGACAAGATCGAGGAGCTGAACGAGGAGTTCGACCGACTTCGTGGCGAGCTGGACGAGACGATCCTCAGCGACGTGTACGAGCTCAGCGAGGAGGACGCAGAGGTCGTGGACGAGTTCCTGAAGGTCTGGTAGTCCGGTTTTGGCTCTCGCGCCGACGTTCGCGTTCTAAGCCCCGGGTCAGATCGCTACGGTGTATCCCACGCAGCCTGATCCTCAACGCCGAGACGAGGCGACGTCGTGCGAGCTACGGGAAGCGACGGTCGCTACCAGTCGGCCTTTCGGGCGTCAGCTGTGTTCCCCGGCCTGAACGCTCCCTCCTCTTCCTCGGGGAAGCTCATGAAGTGGCGTTCGATGGCCACCTCGTCTTCTTCCTCACGCTGATCCGGTCGGAGCATCCTCGTTTCTCGGAAGGTGTCGAGACCGTCAGGCACCTCCTCACCGTAGGACAGGATGAACTCTCCCTCCAGTTCATGCAACGCTTCAACGAGTCGATCCTGATCACCGGATGTGAATCCGCTGTCGTAGTCCCCTTCGTGGTCCACATACGGTGGATCAAGGTAGAAGCAGGTGTCGGGACTGTCGTGTTCGCGGAGGACCTCCAAGAAGTCCCGATTCTCAACGACCACAGGATCAAGTTCACCAGCAAACGCCGACGGAGAGATATCGAAGCTGTCGATGAAATACGGGATATCATCGCGTTTGAACCGCTTCTGGAACTCCGTGAGTTGCTGCTTCTGGTTCCTGAACTTCTCAGCCCTGTTGGGGTACGCCTTTGGATAGGCGAAGCCACCACTTCCGTCGTCTCTGGGTCGCAGTTGGCTGAATGACTTGAAGAACACGACGGCGGCTCGTTCGACATCGTCCTTCGGACGCCAGCCCTCTTTCCAGTGGACCGTCCAGTTGTCGTGCTGTTCCTTCGTGAGTTCGATCCTCTCAAGCTCACGCTCAAGGTCGGATGCCTCGTCACGGAGGACCTTGAAGAAGTTCGAGATCGGTTCCCGGATGTCGTTCAATACCTCCTGCTGTGCTGGGGGTTTGTTGTAGAGAACCGCAGCAGAGCCACCGAACACTTCCACGTACTTGTCGTGTTCAGGGAACTTGGAAACGAGCCAGCGAGCGATCGATGCCTTCGAGCCACGGAAATTGAAGATCCGGTCGCCAGCCATCCACTCCTCGCTCTTGATGGCCCCAGCCCGACGGTGTGCCTCTTCAACCGTACTGTGAGCGGGATCGACCTCCGTTTCGCCCTGCACTAACATCTTCCACTGCTCACGGGCCGTCTCTACAGCGTCGGAATCCAGATCTTCTGGGTTCCGTAGCCCCCACAGACCTTCGCTTGCGGCTCGTTTCACGAGCCTCCCCTTTCGGAAGGTCTCTTCGTTGAAACTCACGTGCTCACAGGCCCTCCCGTTTGTAGGCTTGTCCGAGTCTCTTCCCAGAACTGGGGAAGTTTTCTCGCCCCGCTTTCGACGACTTGTTTCTTCACTGCATACTTCCATCCATGCGAGAGCGTACTCGATCTCGCCACCGGGGGTCATCTCCGGATTGTCGTTTGCCTGCAGCACGGTCAGCTGCTCAGCGTGCTTGTCGGCGAACGAGTCAACGATCTCCACCTCGATCTCGTCCCAACCGCGCTCCTGAGCTACGTCGATCACTCGTGGATCGGTTAGCAGCACGTTCTCTGAGTCGGTGAAGTGGCTCTCGTCTATCACCTTCGGGGTGTTCTCGAAGGTTCCCTCGCCAGTCGGCTCGGGGCGCTGCTCTCGCTTGTACGTCGTGTCGATCAGGGGGTGCAGGGTCAGGTCCTCGACTGCTCGCCATTCAGGCATGGGCCGACTTCGCCGTCGGGAACCCTCGTAAGTTCGTAGCTAACCCCATTCCGCCTCCAGCACGTTTCCATGCCCGTCTCCCTGCTGACCTTGATCAGCACGCTCCTGCTCCCGGAGCTTCTTGAGGCACGCCTCGCACCACGGATGCCAGTCAAGCGGGAACACGTGGATCTCCTTCTCGATCCACTCCGCCGGTTGGTACGTACCGCAGAGCGGCTCCACGTCGTCCGAGTCCTCATCCGGAATATGATGCTTCTTCGACTTCCGACCCTCACCCCGAACGACCGTCGGGAACCGCTCGCGGAGGGTCTCGGGGGTGTACTTGTTGTCCGTGCTGCTCTCGTTGGTGGAAGTTGTCGTGCTCATGTCGGTGCCTCCGTCAGTCCGAAGGTGTACTTCACCGCTGCTGCGCTCGGTTTCCTCACGTGGATCGTACTCCTCGCCGTTGCACTTCACGCAGCAGGCGTTCTCAGGGTCGGGGAGTGTGGACGGGTAGACGAGGTACTTGCGACCGACCCGAGCTTGCTTGACGATCCCGTCCCGTCGCAGTCGACGTAGTGCCTCCTCGTGCGTGTCCCGATCCCGACTCGGGTCAAGTTGCTGGCAAGCTTCTACGACCTCGTTCTGTTCGGGGTATCCGTGGTTCCCAACACCCTCCCCCATATTCTCGACTTCAGGTCGGCGGTTTTCGTGTTCGCCGATCTTCCCGCCGTCGTGTGGCGATTCGCGTGTCGGTACGCACCCCGAGTTTGGGGTAGTACCGTGCACAGGAGTGGGGGGGTTATCGAGGAGTTCAGCCAGTCTATCTCGATCGAGATCGAACTCGTAGAGTACAGCCGCTGTATCGCGTATCCCGTCGAGGTCCGGATCCTCCGGGTCGACGGTGATCTTGCCAACCAATAGGTTGACTGCGAAACGAACGTGGCCGTAGGTAACGACGGAATAGTCACCCCATCGTTCTCGATCGTCGCCCTCCTGTCGATTCAGGAATCGTTGGAACTTCCCTCGATCAGCAGCTTCGAAGGCCCGGCCGAGCCGATCCCGTTTGTACGACTCGCCCTCCTCCAGCCACCGCCGAACTTGCCCATCCTCGGTGTACTTGTGCCCGTGTACGTACCGCTCGAAGGTGGCCCGTGTGATCTGTTTCGCTCGCTGGCCCTCCTCGTTCCCGAAGTACACGACGACCTCGTAGAGGCGGGTGAGGGCCATCAGCTCCTGCAGGCTGCGATCTATCTTCGGTCCGTCTTCCCCCTCTTTCCAGAGGAGATTCTCGTACCCGCCGTCACCTCCCTGCTGCATCCCTACGAGCGAGTTGAAGCCCGGGGTGTGCTCGTGCTGGAGGTCCCGAAGGAATGCGTCCCCGACATCGGCCAGTTCCTCGTCCACCTCGGTCAGCACCTCGATCGCCGCGTGTCCACTCGTTCCGGTGCTCACGTCCTCGGCCGGAACGACGCCGAGTATGTCGAGGATCTCTCGGGCCGTCTCGCGCCGTAGCTTGGGCGCGTCGGGATCGGTCGCCACAAGTCGGTACGAACCACGCCCGGAACCGTTGCACGGCTTAGACGGCCGACAGCGGCCGTGATCGATCTCCGACCCCGGAGCGAGTACGTGTCCGTCCGTCAGCAGCTCCAGATCGTGATCGCCGTCATCGGTGAGATCGTGCTTCGTCTTCACCGAGTCGAGCAGCTGGTAGGCCTCTTCGCTCACCTTCACCAGCCGATTCCGTCCTTCGTGTACCGTGTCCCACGTAGCCAGCGCGTGCTGATCCACGATATCCCGAAGTCGGTCGGGTAGTACGCCCCGCTGCTCCACGTCAAACGCCACGAGTCGGGTCCCGTTGGGAGGTTCCCGTCCGAGGGCCACGCCGACGTTCCCCCCGCCGTCGAACCAGCTCTGCGCCTCAGACGGTATGAGCGGGTTATCGAGAAAGCCCTTGACGCCCTCCTTCGTGTCCTCGCGGACTCGGGTGAATACCGCACCTTCGAGGGGTAGGTCCGAGGCCGAGCCGTTATGCCTCTCACCCTCTACTGACGACATGACGCCACCTCCCCTACCCCACCCAACCACACCTCAGCGGGAAGGGCGTCAACTCTTCCACCAGTTCGTTCGGGGGCGACCACCCCCCGGACACCTGCTTCAGTCATAGTGTACCCATCAGCCCTCGCGCTCCTCCTCGATCTTCATCAGGTGCTGGAGGTACTGGTCCTGTGTGCGGCTCCCCCGACGCTCGTTCACCATCGTTCTGGTCACCGGGCGGACGCCCAGCATGACGCTTGCTCTCGACATCAGCAATATCTCAGTCTTTTGAGCGTTATAACAGTTGGTCGAGGATCAACGTATTTGTGGGCACAGAGCCGTTAAACCGACGGGACCAGTACATAGAGTCGCCGGTGAGAGTCCGGCTACTTCCGTTGTTCATAGCCGGGAGGATGAGGTGTCCTCCTGTCTCTTCCTTCAGCCCAGATCGCTCTCACAAGCCGTGAGAGGGGGTATTACTCCGCGCCAACTACGATCAGCCGATGCCCCCAACTGGAAGAGATCCAACCCCCGAGGAGCTTCGTGACGAGTTCAAGTCCGCGGTCGAGGAAGTGGTCGAGGAGTCCGACCTCGCCACCAGACAGGACGTGTACGACGAGATCGCCAAGCAGACCGAAGACGAGGAGGAGCCGCCGGAGGCCCCGGAAGAGCTACCCGACGAGGCGGGTGAGCCCGACAGCCTGATCGAGCAGCTCGAAGAGGAGGGCGTACCGGACGATCTGATCGAGGCGATCAAGGAGTACCTCGACTCCGACGCGGTGGCGAAGTCGCTCGGGGTCCGTCACACCGACTCGTACCTCGCCAGCACACTCGAAGATGGAGCCGAGGTACTCGCCGAGAAGCGCAAGGAAGCACAGGAGCGGCAGGACGCCATCGCCGAGGAGGTCGCTGCCAACGCCGAGGAGTCCGATGTCCTCGACGCAACCGTGTACGCCAACGAGGACTTCTGAGATGGCGGGAAGCGACTTCGGCCGTGTCCGCTACGTCCGCTGGGCTGAGCAGGAGAAGCCGCCAGCGTCCAGCCCCAACGCCGAGGGCGACCGTGTGTTCACGTCGCGCGACTCTCGCCGCCACAAGCGCTCGAAGGCCGTCACAGGCCCGTCGGGCCACCAGTACCGTTTCCGGGGCGCACTCGGCCAGACGTCGCAATGGCTCCCGCTCAAGTCGATCGAAGACCTCGATGCCTTCGAAGCCGAGCCCGAGTACGAGGTCGAGCGAGCGTGAGCCGCCCGATCAAGTCCCTGTCGCTCGACTCGGCCTCCACGACCGGAGCGGGTGACGTGATCGCCTCGAAGGGACACGACAACGTGCTGCTGTTCGTGATCGCCCGGAACCTCGATCCAGCGGACACGTTCGCCGTGGAGCTGGAGCACACCCTCAACGGCGACGACTGGGATACGCTGGCCACCGTGACCGAAGCCGATGTCGACGGGGAGACCGCGACGGAGTTCGTCTCGAACGTTGCCGTGGACGAGCTACGCGCCTCTCTCACCGAGATCACCGACGACTCGGGCGGGGATCTGGAGGTGGACGCCTTCGTGTCCGCCAACGGGAACCCGAGTGCCGGCTACTCGTCCCGCCGAGCATGACTCCGGAGGAGCTGCTCGAAGAGTGGGAGTCCGGGGAGCGATCTGGAATGCGCCCTGCTCGGATCCGAGAGGTCCGCGGAGATCTGGCCCGGGTGACTGGCCAACCGATCCCGCGTCGACTATCCGAGATCGAGGGGTGGCTCTCACGCAAGAAGCCACACCTCACGCAGATCTTTCGGGAAGTCGTGGAAGAACACAGAGACTCTTCTGAAACCTAATATCGTGGTTGGAATCGGTTGCGTTTGCTATACCTGAAGAGATTCCTCAAAAATTTCATTTGCTGGGTGGCCAACTACGGGGTCATGGTGACTGGTCTTTATGCTGCACTTGCAAGCGCTGCAAGTGTCTTCATCGGAATTCTCGCAGCACTATTAGCCAGCAACCTCGCGAATCTTTCCACCCAACGGGAGCGTGTTGAAAAACGGATCGAAGCTATCGACGCACGTTTAGAAAATTTGGACACTCAATACCAGCAGTTCAGGGAAGAGATGGAAGAAATCCGCGAGGAAGAAGAAGCGATTGAGGCTCGTCAGACTGCTGAAGACGATGTTGACTCCTTTATCGATTCGTACGTCGGTTCAGAATGGAACCCAGACGCTGATTCAGTGTCAAAAACAGAAATGGAGGCTGCACTCCGTGGCTTCCTCAATGAGGCACCGAACGAGTACCACTATGAAGAGCTTGAACGGCGTATTGACGATGTACGTGATGAGCTTGAGCCAACTGGTTTGATGGGTCCAACGCCCTCCATACCACCAGACGCGGCAATCATCGCCAGCAACAATCAGATCGAACATGAATGGAAGATTCACCGAAATCAGCGGTTTAACCGTGCATATCGGCGATGGATCCAGACTATGACAGAGATCCGCTCTTTACAGGGTGAGCGAACAAAATTAGTCAACCGTCACGAATCGCTCGACCCCAGACAGTATCGCAATACGCTGGCCGCAGTAGCAGCTCCAATCGTGTTCTCTGTTGGAGTGCCGCTTCTCTTCTACTTTTTCAGGGCGATCGACCGGACTATTCTTCAGTTGCAGCCTTGGGTTGAGCCAACAATAGTCGGGGCGTCATGGGTTATTGGGCTGTTTGTCGTTTTGTACCACCTCTGGCAGGAGGTGTCTGAGGACCGGATTGAGCTTCCAGAGAGTCCTGATACGGAACTAGACGGTGACACAGAAGGCAACCTACCGGCAGAGTAAGTTCGTTTAATATCTAAAAACGACCCCTACAGAGTAACTCCCAGATCTGGGGAAGGGTAGGTCCACTCGAAGTAGAGCAACTGTCGAGAGGGTGTACTTGAGAACGAGCCCTTCAGGACCTACCACAGCGGTCTCACACGCACGCCGTTTCAGATCTCCACCGTGTCCGCAGTCAACCGTGGTACTCGATGCTCTCGACTTCGGTCCCGTCGGTCATCGGATCTGCGCCCTGCTCGTGGATCCAGACGACCTCGACGGTGTGCGCTTCGTTCCATGTGAGGACGTGGGTGCCGTTGTCGCCGCTGAGCGATAGGGTGAACGTGGACTCACCCGGTCCCGGGGAGTACGTCTCCTTGTCGAGCACGGTGTACGTCGTGCCGTTCACGGCGATCTCGTCGTCCACGTCGACGGCGTCGAAGTCGGGCAGGGTTTCCCGAAGGTCGGACACGGTGACGGGCATAACCCTCGCTTGAGCAGGGGCCGGTAAATAATATTCAGTAGAGCGCCCCAGATCCATCGTCGCCGTAGCTTCGGTTCTAAGGCGGGGGTTGATCA
Protein-coding sequences here:
- a CDS encoding DNA adenine methylase; the encoded protein is MPEWRAVEDLTLHPLIDTTYKREQRPEPTGEGTFENTPKVIDESHFTDSENVLLTDPRVIDVAQERGWDEIEVEIVDSFADKHAEQLTVLQANDNPEMTPGGEIEYALAWMEVCSEETSRRKRGEKTSPVLGRDSDKPTNGRACEHVSFNEETFRKGRLVKRAASEGLWGLRNPEDLDSDAVETAREQWKMLVQGETEVDPAHSTVEEAHRRAGAIKSEEWMAGDRIFNFRGSKASIARWLVSKFPEHDKYVEVFGGSAAVLYNKPPAQQEVLNDIREPISNFFKVLRDEASDLERELERIELTKEQHDNWTVHWKEGWRPKDDVERAAVVFFKSFSQLRPRDDGSGGFAYPKAYPNRAEKFRNQKQQLTEFQKRFKRDDIPYFIDSFDISPSAFAGELDPVVVENRDFLEVLREHDSPDTCFYLDPPYVDHEGDYDSGFTSGDQDRLVEALHELEGEFILSYGEEVPDGLDTFRETRMLRPDQREEEDEVAIERHFMSFPEEEEGAFRPGNTADARKADW